The Streptomyces sp. V3I7 genome segment GGCACCCTCGCCGAGCAGCTCGACGGCCTGCTCGGGCGACAGCGACTCGGTGCCGGCCGGGCCGGGCTCGGTGACGAGTTCGGGCGCGGGGAACCATGTGTCGAGAACGGTGCCGTCGGCGGCGACCGTGGCGAGGCCGGCGGCGACGGCGCCGGTGGTGCGAGGAGCGTTGGTGTCGGTCATGAGGGAAACCTAACCTGGCCGGGGTCCCCCAGGCGAACCGTCGTGCCCTGCCCCACCGAGCCCGGGCCGGTTCCAGCCGCGCCTCACGCCCTGGCACCGGAGCCCGGCCGTACCAGGGGCGTTCGGATCCCCGGGAAGCACGCCGGGCCCGCCCCCAGCCCCGAGGCCCCCGCCTCACCCCCGGAGCACCCTCCCCAACGTCTCCCGCGCATACCCCTCGTCATACGCCGCCCCCGTCAGCAGCACCTGCAGACAGATCCCGTCCATCAGCGCGAGCAGCGCATGGGCCGTCACCGGGTCCGTGCGACGGGCCAGGCGCTGCGTCGTCTCCTCCGTCCACTCGGCGGCCACGGGGCGCAGGGCCGGGCGTCGCAGTGCCGCCAAGTACAGCTCGTACTCCAGCTCCACGCCCGTCCGGTCGGCGCCCAGCCAGTCCCCGAGCAGGCGCGCCAGGCCCGCCGCGAGGTCGCCCTCCTCCTCGTCCAGGACGCCGCTGGTCGCGAGCTCCTGGGCGAAGCCCTCGTTGGCCTGGCGAAGGGCGGCGACCATCAGGTCGTCGAGGGTCGCGAAGTGGTACGTCGTGGAGCCGAGCGGGACGTTCGCCTCGGCGGCCACGGAGCGGTGGCTGAGGCCGGCGATGCCCTTCCGCCCGACGACCCGGATCGCCGCGTCGATGATCCGCTGGCGCCGCTCGGGGTCGTAGCGCCGGGGCATCAGTGCGCGCCGCCCAGGTTGAGCACGACCACTCCCGCGACGATCAGCACGATCCCGGCGACCTTAGGGATGCTCAGCCCCTCGCCGAACAGCACCAGGCCGAGCGCGGCGACGGCCGCGGTGCCCACGCCGGCCCAGATCGCGTACGCCGTGCCGATCGACACGGTCTTCAGGGTCTGGGCCAGCAGGGCGAAGGCCACGAGGTAGCCGAGAACGGTCAGCAGTGATGGTCCCGGCCTGCTGAAGCCCTCGCTGTACTTCATCGCCGTCGTGGCGACCACCTCGGCGGCGATGGCTCCGGCGAGCAGCAGATAGCCCATGTGTACAAGCGTACACAACGCAGCCGCCTCATCTACCCGTAAGCGCACACGCCAAACCCATGAGCGGGCATGAAAAACGGCGAGGTCCCGGTCGGGACCTCGCCGTCGACAGAGCCGGCTGACCTCAGACGTTGAAGCCCAGCGCGCGCAGCTGCTCGCGGCCGTCGTCCGTGATCTTGTCCGGGCCCCACGGGGGCATCCAGACCCAGTTGATACGCAGCTCGTTGACCAGACCCTCGGTGGCGTCCTTGGCCTGGGACTCGATGACGTCCGTCAGCGGGCACGCCGCCGACGTCAGGGTCATGTCGATGGTCGCCACGTTCGAGTCGTCCACGTGGATGCCGTAGATCAGCCCGAGGTTGACGACGTCGATGCCCAGTTCGGGGTCGACCACGTCCATCAGGGCCTCACGGAGCTGCTCCTCCGAGGCCGGCTTCATCTCCACGGTGTCGCTCATGCCGTCTTCCTTTCGGCGTCGGCTCCGGTGGTCAGTGCCTGGGCCGTCGCGTCCTTCCACGCCATCCAGCTCAGGAGGGCGCACTTGACCCGCGCGGGGTACTTGGAGACACCGGCGAACGCGACCGCGTCCTCCAGGATGTCCTCCATGGCGTCGTCGGGCTCGATCCGGCCCTTGGACTGCATCAGCTCCAGGAAGGTCTCCTGGATCTTCTGCGCGTCGGCCAGTTCCCTGCCGACGAGGAGTTCGTTCAGTACGGACGCCGAGGCCTGGCTGATCGAGCAGCCCTGGCCCTCGTAGGAGACGTCCTCGACCGTCGTGCCGTCGTACTTCACGCGAAGGGTGATCTCGTCGCCACACGTCGGGTTCACATGGTGCACCTCGGCGTCACCATCCCGAAGACCACGCCCGTGCGGGTTCTTGTAGTGGTCCAGGATGACTTCCTGGTACATGGAGTCGAGCTTCACTGTTCCAGCACGCCCTTCAGCCGAAGAAGTTCCGTACGTGCTCCAGTCCGTCGACCAGAGCGTCGATCTCGGCCGGCGTGGAGTACAGATAGAACGACGCGCGCGTGGTCGCGGGAATTCCGTACCGCAGGCAGACCGGCCGTGCGCAGTGGTGACCCACACGCACCGCGATGCCCTGCTCGTCGAGGACCTGGCCCACGTCGTGGGGGTGGATGTCGCCGAGCGTGAAGGAGATCGCCGCGCCGCGGTCCTCGGCCGTGGTGGGGCCGATGATCCTGAGGTCGGGGACCTCCTTGAGCCGCTTCACCGCGTACTCGGTGAGCGCGTGCTCGTGGGCGAGGATCTTGTCCATGCCGATCGACGACAGGTAGTCGATCGCCGCGCCGAGACCGACCGCCTGCGCGATCGGCGGCGTACCCGCCTCGAACTTGTGGGGCGCGGGGGCGTACGTCGAGGAGTGCATTGACACCGTCTCGATCATCTCGCCGCCGCCGAGGAACGGAGGCAGGTCCTCCAGCAGCTCCTGGCGGCCCCACAGGACGCCGATGCCGGTCGGGCCGCACATCTTGTGGCCGGTGAAGGCCACGAAGTCGGCGCCGAGGGCCTGGACGTCCAGCGGCATGTGCGGAGCGGCCTGGGAGGCGTCGATGCAGACGAGCGCGCCGACCTCCTGGGCGCGGCGCACGATCGCCTCGACCGGGTTGACCGTGCCCAGGATGTTGGAGACCAGCACGAAGGAGACGACCTTCGTCTTCTCGGTGATGATCTGGTCGATGTTGGACAGATCGAGGCGGCCGTCGTCGGTCAGGCCGAACCACTTCAGCTTCGCGCCCGTGCGCTGCGCGAGCAGCTGCCACGGCACGATGTTGGAGTGGTGCTCCATCTCCGTGATGACGATCTCGGTCTCGTGGTCGACCCGGTAGGGCTCGTCGGCCCAGCCGAGCATGTTGGCCACGAGGTTGAGCGACTCGGAGGCGTTCTTGGTGAAGATCACCTCGTCGCGACTGGGCGCGTTGATGAACTCCGCGACCTTGTCGCGCGAGCCCTCGTACAGCGCCGTGGCCTCCTCGGCGAGCACATGCACACCGCGGTGGACGTTGGCGTTGTAGCGCTCGTAGTACTCACTGAGTGCGTCCAGCACCTGGCGCGGCTTCTGCGAGGTCGCGGCGTTGTCCAGGTACACGAGCTTCTTGTCGTCGTGGACCAGGCGGTCCAGGACGGGGAAGTCCTTGCGGATCGCCTCGGTGTCGAGGAGGCCCGGCAGCTGTGTCACGCGGATACGCCACCCTTCGTGTAAGCCTCGTAGCCCTCTTCCTCCAGCTTGTCGGCGAGCTCGGCGCCGCCGGACTCGACGATGCGGCCGCCGGAGAAGACGTGGACGAAGTCGGGCTTGATGTAGCGCAGGATGCGCGTGTAGTGGGTGATGAGCAGGGTGCCCGTCTCACCGGTCTCCCGAACGCGGTTGACGCCCTCGGAGACGACGCGCAAGGCGTCGACGTCGAGGCCGGAGTCGGTCTCGTCGAGGATCGCGATCTGCGGCTTCAGGAGCTCCAGCTGGAGGATCTCGTGGCGCTTCTTCTCACCGCCGGAGAAGCCCTCGTTGACGTTGCGCTCGGCGAAGGAGGGGTCCATCTGGAGACGCTCCATGGTCTCCTTGACCTCCTTCACCCAGGTGCGCAGCTTGGGGGCCTCGCCGCGGATGGCGCTGGCGGAGGTGCGCAGGAAGTTGGAGACGGAGACGCCGGGGACCTCGACCGGGTACTGCATGGCGAGGAACAGGCCGGCGCGGGCGCGCTCGTCGACCGACATGGCGAGGACGTCCTCGCCGTCGAGGGTGACGGTGCCGCCGGTGATCGTGTACTTCGGGTGACCCGCGAGCGAGTAGGCGAGGGTCGACTTGCCGGAGCCGTTGGGGCCCATGATGGCGTGCGTCTCGCCCTGCTTCACGGTGAGGTCGACGCCCTTGAGGATCTCCTTCGTGGCGTTGTCGGCCTCGACGGTGACGTGCAGGTCTCGGATTTCAAGCGTTGCCATGGGTGCCTCAGGACTCCTGGGTGAGGGAGACGAGCACGTCGTCCCCTTCGATCTTTACGGGGTATACGGGGACAGGGCGCGTCGCCGGAAGAGCGTCGGGCTTGCCGGAGCGGAGGTCGAAGCGCGAGCCGTGCAGCCAGCACTCGATGTGGCAGTCGTCCACCTCTCCCTCCGCCAGCGAGACGTTCGCGTGCGAGCAGATGTCGTAGATCGCGAACACCTCGCCCTCGGTGCGCACGACCGAGACGGGCGTGCCGTCGAGTTCCACCCGCTTCGGGGTGTCCTCCTCCAGCTCGCTCATCCCGCAGACTCGTACGAAGGTCATGCGACCGAAGCCTCCAGCTCCTCCGCGATCTTGGCGAGCAGGCGCTCCTCGATGTCGGCGACACCGATCTGCTGGACCAGCTCGGCGAAGAAGCCGCGGACGACGAGGCGGCGGGCCTCGTGCTCCGGGATGCCGCGGGCCATCAGGTAGAAGAGCTGCTCGTCGTCGAAGCGGCCGGTGGCGGAGGCGTGGCCGGCGCCGACGATCTCACCGGTCTCGATCTCCAGGTTCGGCACCGAGTCGACGCGCGCGCCGTCCGTGAGGACCAGGTTGCGGTTCATCTCGTAGGTGTCGGTGCCCTCGGCCGAGGCCTCGATGAGCACGTCGCCGATCCAGACCGCGTGCGCGTCGTCGCCCTGGAGCGCGCCCTTGTAGGCGACGTTGGACTTGCAGTGCGGGGTGTTGTGGGTGACCAGCAGGCGGTGCTCCTGGTGCTGGCCGGCGTCGGTGAAGTACAGGCCGTACAGCTCGGCCTCGCCGCCGGTGCCCGCGTAGGTGATGCGCGGGTGCAGGCGGACGAGGTCGCCGCCGAAGGTGACGACGACCGACTTGAAGGAGGCGTCGCGGCCGATCAGCGCGTTGTGCTGGGACACGTGCACGGCCTTGTCGTCCCAGTCCTGGACGGAGACGACGGTCAGCTTGGCGCCGTCACCGAGGATGTAGTCGACGCCCGCGGCGAGCACCGCGTCACCGGTGTGGTCGATGACCACGACGGCCTCGGCGAAGGCGCCGAGCTCGATCACCTGGTGGCCGAAGACGGTGCCGCCCTCGCCGTGGACCGCGATGCGGATCGGCTCGGTGAGGACGGTCTCCTTCGGCACGGTCACGACCGAGGCCTGCTCGAAGGCCGAGTACGCCTGGGCGGCGACGCGGTCGACGGGAGTGCCGGCCTTGCCGAGCCGGGCGTCGTCGCGGCCGACGGTCTCGACGGTGACGCCCTCGGGGGCCTCGACGGCGACCTTGACGCCCTCGCTGGTGGCGACGGCGGTGCCGTCGTGCAGACCGCGCAGGCGCTCCAGCGGGGTGAACCGCCACTCCTCCTCGCGGCCGTGCGGGACCGGGAAGTCCGCGACGTCGAAGGACGGAGGCGCGCTCATGCGCGAGACGACGGTCGACTCCGCGGCGACCGCGATCGAGCCGGCGGTGGTGGAGCCCACCGGGATGTTCTGAGCCTCAGCCATGGCTGTCGTTGTGCTCTCTTCCTACGTCAGAAATTCGCTGGCTGCTGTCGGGGGCGGGCCTTAGCCGACCGCGCCCTCCATCTGCAGCTCGATCAGCCGGTTGAGCTCCAGCGCGTACTCCATCGGCAGTTCCTTGGCGATCGGCTCGACGAAGCCGCGCACGATCATCGCCATCGCCTCGAACTCGCTCAGACCACGGCTCATCAGGTAGAAGAGCTGGTCCTCGGAGACCTTGGAGACGGTCGCCTCGTGGCCCATGGACACGTCGTCCTCGCGGACGTCGACGTACGGGTACGTGTCCGAGCGGGAGATGGTGTCGACCAGCAGCGCGTCGCACAGCACGTTCGACTTCGAGCCGGGGGCCCCCTCGCCGATCTCGATCAGACCGCGGTAGGAGGTACGGCCGCCACCGCGCGCCACCGACTTGGAGACGATGTTGGACGAGGTGTTCGGGGCCATGTGGACCATCTTGGCGCCGGCGTCCTGGTGCTGGCCCTCGCCCGCGAAGGCGATGGAGAGGGTCTCACCCTTGGCGTGCTCGCCCATCAGGTAGACGGCCGGGTACTTCATCGTCACCTTGGAGCCGATGTTGCCGTCGATCCACTCCATGGTCGCGCCCTCGTAGGCGACGGCGCGCTTGGTGACCAGGTTGTAGACGTTGTTCGACCAGTTCTGGATGGTCGTGTAGCGGCAGCGGGCGTTCTTCTTGACGATGATCTCGACGACCGCGGAGTGCAGCGAGTCCGACTGGTAGATCGGGGCGGTGCAGCCCTCGACGTAGTGCACGTAGGCACCCTCGTCGACGATGATCAGGGTCCGCTCGAACTGGCCCATGTTCTCCGTGTTGATACGGAAGTAGGCCTGGAGCGGGATCTCGACGTGGACGCCCGGCGGGACGTAGATGAAGGAGCCGCCCGACCACACGGCGGTGTTCAGCGAGGCGAACTTGTTGTCACCGGCGGGGATGACGGTGCCGAAGTACTCCTTGAAGAGCTCCGGGTGCTGCTTGAGCGCGGTGTCGGTGTCGAGGAAGATGACGCCCTGCTCCTCCAGGTCCTCGCGGATCTGGTGGTAGACGACCTCGGACTCGTACTGGGCGGCGACACCGGCGACGAGGCGCTGCTTCTCGGCCTCCGGGATGCCCAGCTTGTCGTAGGTGTTCTTGATGTCCTCGGGCAGGTCCTCCCAGGACTCCGCCTGCTTCTCCGTGGAGCGCACGAAGTACTTGATGTTGTCGAAGTCGATGCCCGACAGGTCCGAGCCCCAGTTCGGCATGGGCTTCTTGCCGAACAGCCTGAGGCCCTTGAGGCGCAGCTTGGTCATCCACTCGGGCTCGGACTTCTTCGCCGAGATGTCACGGACGACGTCCTCGTTCAGGCCGCGCTTCGCTGCGGCACCGGCTACGTCGGAGTCGGCCCAGCCGTATTCGTACTTGCCCAGACCCTCGAGTTCGGGGTGGGCAGTCTCCGTGGGGAGAGTCATGCGGGGTTCCTCCCGGCCGTGCTAGCAGATGCGTCAGATACGTCAGATGCGTCAGTGGAAATCTTGGGGATGAACGTCGTGCAGACACCGTCGCCGTGGGCGATCGTCGCCAGTCGCTGGACGTGGGTTCCGAGCAGCTCCGCGAAGATCTCGGTCTCCGCCTCGCACAGCTGGGGGAACTGCTCCGCGGCGTGCGCGACCGGGCAGTGGTGCTGGCAGAGCTGCTCACCCTTCTGGGGGTGGGGCGCGCTGCGTGCCGTAGCAGCGTACCCGTCCACGCTCAAGGCCTTGGCCAGCGCTTCGGTGCGTTCATCGGGGGCCGCCTTCTCGATCGCCTTGCGGTAGGCGTCAGCCTGCGCGGAGATCCGGGCCCGTGCGAAAGCGGCGACGGCTTCCTTGCCCCCGCCGTGCTCGGCGATCCAGCGGAGCGCGTCCACGGCGAGCTTGTCGTACGACTGGTCGAAGGCGTCCCGGCCGCAGTCGGTCAGCGCGAAGGCCTTGGCGGGGCGGCCGCGCGACCGCGTCCCGTACACCCGCCGCTCGCGCGCCTCCACGATGTCGTCGGCGACCAGTGCGTCGAGGTGGCGGCGGACCGCCGCCGGGGTGAGCCCCAGCCGGCCGGCGAGTTCGGTGACGGTCGACGGGCCGTGGTCCAGGATGGATCGCGCGACCCGGTTGCGCGTCGAACGCTCCCCGGTCGTGAGCTCCTCCTGCGGGGCCCCCTTGAGGGTCTCCCGAGCCATGCCGACGTTTTTCACAACGCCATTGTTGCGTAATTCCTCAGGCCCTGACAAGCCGGGCCCTGTCCGGCGGACGGTGCCTTTCATCACTTAGGCATACCTAATCCGACCTGCGGAAACACCGCGGAGACCCCACCGGCCCGACTCGGTGATCACGCGCCTCACCAGGCAATTCGATGGCGCACCGCACCGTCTTCCGGCACACGCTGGCCTCCGCCCCGACCGGCCCTCTCGTCACCCGCGACACCATTTCGGCGCGGTTGGGCGAAATGGGTGTCGAGAGGGGTGAGATCCTGCTCGTCCACTCCTCGCTGCGCTCCCTGGGCTGGGTGTGCGGCGGCGCCGTCGCCGTGGTCCGGGGACTCCTCGACGCCGTCGGTCCGGAGGGCACGCTCGTGGTCCCGACCCACTCCGCCGACCTCTCCGACCCCGCGGTGTGGGGGAACCCGCCCGTGCCGGAGGAGTGGTGGGAGACGATCCGCGCCACGATGCCGGCGTACGACCCTCGCGTCACGCCTTCGCGCGAGGTCGGCGTGATCCCGGAGACCGTCCGTACCTGGCCTGGCGCCCTGCGCAGTGCGCACCCCCAGACCTCGTTCGCGGCGCTCGGCCCGCGCGCGGCCGAGATCGTGGACGGGCACGCACCCGACTGCCGGCTCGGCGAGCACAGCCCGCTGGCCAGGCTGGAGCGCAAGGGCGCGCGGGTGCTGTTGCTGGGCGCGGGGATACGACGTGTGCACCAGCTTTCATCTGGCCGAATACCGCCTCCCGGCGCCGCGCGTGCGCATCGGGCGGCCGGCCGCGGGCGGCGGCTGGGAGACCGTGAGCGAGGTGTCGATCACCTCGGAGCGGTTCGACGAGCTGGGGCACGACTTCGAACGTGACCGTCCGGTCGTCCGCGGCACGGTGGGCGCGGCGGAGGTACGGCTGTTCCCCGTGGCCGACGCGGTGGCGTACGCGGAGCGGTGGCTGGTGCTGCACCGGCCCCGTGCGGAGGAGTTCCCGCACCCGGCCGCCTGAGGGCCGAACGGCGTACTTAGACTCTGTCCTCATGCGAAGTGAGCCGGCAGTCCAGGTCCAGGCCCTGGTGAAGCGGTACGGCACGAAGACCGCGGTGGACGGCCTCGACCTGGTGGCCCGGGCTGGGGTCACCGCCGTACTCGGACCCAACGGCGCGGGCAAGACGACCACGATCGAGACCTGCGAGGGGTACCGGAGGCCGGACTCCGGCACGGTGCGCGTCCTGGGTCTCGACCCGGTCGCCGACGCCGCCGCGCTGCGTCCCCGCGTCGGCGTGATGCTCCAGTCCGGCGGCGTCTACTCGGGCGCGCGGGCGGACGAGATGCTGCGGCACGTGGCGAAGCTGCACGCGCATCCGCTGGACGTGGACACGCTGATCGAGCGCCTCGGGCTCGGCAGCTGCGGCCGGACCTCCTACCGGCGGCTGTCCGGCGGCCAGCAGCAGCGGCTCGCGCTCGCCATGGCCGTCGTCGGACGCCCGGAGCTGGTGTTCCTGGACGAGCCGACGGCCGGCCTCGACCCGCAGGCCCGCCGGGCCACCTGGGACCTGGTACGGGACCTGCGCGCCGACGGCGTCTCGCTGATCCTCACGACCCACCACATGGACGAGGCCGAGCAGCTCGCCGACGACGTCGCCATCATCGACGCCGGCAAGGTGATCGCCCAGGGCTCGCCCGACGAGCTGTGCCGCGGCGGCGCCGAGAACACCCTGCGCTTCACGGGCCGCCCCGGGCTGGACGTCGGCTCCCTGCTCAAGGCGCTCCCCGCGGACTGCGCGGCCGCCGAGCTGACGCCGGGCTCGTACCGGGTCGTCGGCAAGGTCGACCCGCAGCTGCTGGCGACCGTGACCTCGTGGTGCGCGCAGAACGGTGTGATGCCGGACCGGATCTCGGTCGAGCGGCACACCCTCGAAGACGTCTTTCTTGAGCTCACCGGCAAGGAGCTGCGCTCGTGACGACGACCACCACCACGGGTACGTACGCCCCGAAGCCCGGCGCCGCCCCGCTCCCCCGCATGATCGCGGCGCAGGCGGCGCTGGAGACCCGGATGCTGCTGCGCAACGGCGAGCAGCTGCTGCTGACGGTCGTGATCCCGACGCTGCTGCTGGTCCTGTTCAGCTCCGTCGACATCGTGGACAC includes the following:
- a CDS encoding TetR/AcrR family transcriptional regulator — encoded protein: MPRRYDPERRQRIIDAAIRVVGRKGIAGLSHRSVAAEANVPLGSTTYHFATLDDLMVAALRQANEGFAQELATSGVLDEEEGDLAAGLARLLGDWLGADRTGVELEYELYLAALRRPALRPVAAEWTEETTQRLARRTDPVTAHALLALMDGICLQVLLTGAAYDEGYARETLGRVLRG
- the sufC gene encoding Fe-S cluster assembly ATPase SufC; this encodes MATLEIRDLHVTVEADNATKEILKGVDLTVKQGETHAIMGPNGSGKSTLAYSLAGHPKYTITGGTVTLDGEDVLAMSVDERARAGLFLAMQYPVEVPGVSVSNFLRTSASAIRGEAPKLRTWVKEVKETMERLQMDPSFAERNVNEGFSGGEKKRHEILQLELLKPQIAILDETDSGLDVDALRVVSEGVNRVRETGETGTLLITHYTRILRYIKPDFVHVFSGGRIVESGGAELADKLEEEGYEAYTKGGVSA
- the sufD gene encoding Fe-S cluster assembly protein SufD; protein product: MAEAQNIPVGSTTAGSIAVAAESTVVSRMSAPPSFDVADFPVPHGREEEWRFTPLERLRGLHDGTAVATSEGVKVAVEAPEGVTVETVGRDDARLGKAGTPVDRVAAQAYSAFEQASVVTVPKETVLTEPIRIAVHGEGGTVFGHQVIELGAFAEAVVVIDHTGDAVLAAGVDYILGDGAKLTVVSVQDWDDKAVHVSQHNALIGRDASFKSVVVTFGGDLVRLHPRITYAGTGGEAELYGLYFTDAGQHQEHRLLVTHNTPHCKSNVAYKGALQGDDAHAVWIGDVLIEASAEGTDTYEMNRNLVLTDGARVDSVPNLEIETGEIVGAGHASATGRFDDEQLFYLMARGIPEHEARRLVVRGFFAELVQQIGVADIEERLLAKIAEELEASVA
- a CDS encoding metalloregulator ArsR/SmtB family transcription factor, which produces MKNVGMARETLKGAPQEELTTGERSTRNRVARSILDHGPSTVTELAGRLGLTPAAVRRHLDALVADDIVEARERRVYGTRSRGRPAKAFALTDCGRDAFDQSYDKLAVDALRWIAEHGGGKEAVAAFARARISAQADAYRKAIEKAAPDERTEALAKALSVDGYAATARSAPHPQKGEQLCQHHCPVAHAAEQFPQLCEAETEIFAELLGTHVQRLATIAHGDGVCTTFIPKISTDASDVSDASASTAGRNPA
- a CDS encoding non-heme iron oxygenase ferredoxin subunit, yielding MTFVRVCGMSELEEDTPKRVELDGTPVSVVRTEGEVFAIYDICSHANVSLAEGEVDDCHIECWLHGSRFDLRSGKPDALPATRPVPVYPVKIEGDDVLVSLTQES
- a CDS encoding multidrug efflux SMR transporter, encoding MGYLLLAGAIAAEVVATTAMKYSEGFSRPGPSLLTVLGYLVAFALLAQTLKTVSIGTAYAIWAGVGTAAVAALGLVLFGEGLSIPKVAGIVLIVAGVVVLNLGGAH
- a CDS encoding metal-sulfur cluster assembly factor; the protein is MSDTVEMKPASEEQLREALMDVVDPELGIDVVNLGLIYGIHVDDSNVATIDMTLTSAACPLTDVIESQAKDATEGLVNELRINWVWMPPWGPDKITDDGREQLRALGFNV
- the sufU gene encoding Fe-S cluster assembly sulfur transfer protein SufU, with translation MKLDSMYQEVILDHYKNPHGRGLRDGDAEVHHVNPTCGDEITLRVKYDGTTVEDVSYEGQGCSISQASASVLNELLVGRELADAQKIQETFLELMQSKGRIEPDDAMEDILEDAVAFAGVSKYPARVKCALLSWMAWKDATAQALTTGADAERKTA
- a CDS encoding ABC transporter ATP-binding protein, which codes for MRSEPAVQVQALVKRYGTKTAVDGLDLVARAGVTAVLGPNGAGKTTTIETCEGYRRPDSGTVRVLGLDPVADAAALRPRVGVMLQSGGVYSGARADEMLRHVAKLHAHPLDVDTLIERLGLGSCGRTSYRRLSGGQQQRLALAMAVVGRPELVFLDEPTAGLDPQARRATWDLVRDLRADGVSLILTTHHMDEAEQLADDVAIIDAGKVIAQGSPDELCRGGAENTLRFTGRPGLDVGSLLKALPADCAAAELTPGSYRVVGKVDPQLLATVTSWCAQNGVMPDRISVERHTLEDVFLELTGKELRS
- the sufB gene encoding Fe-S cluster assembly protein SufB, which gives rise to MTLPTETAHPELEGLGKYEYGWADSDVAGAAAKRGLNEDVVRDISAKKSEPEWMTKLRLKGLRLFGKKPMPNWGSDLSGIDFDNIKYFVRSTEKQAESWEDLPEDIKNTYDKLGIPEAEKQRLVAGVAAQYESEVVYHQIREDLEEQGVIFLDTDTALKQHPELFKEYFGTVIPAGDNKFASLNTAVWSGGSFIYVPPGVHVEIPLQAYFRINTENMGQFERTLIIVDEGAYVHYVEGCTAPIYQSDSLHSAVVEIIVKKNARCRYTTIQNWSNNVYNLVTKRAVAYEGATMEWIDGNIGSKVTMKYPAVYLMGEHAKGETLSIAFAGEGQHQDAGAKMVHMAPNTSSNIVSKSVARGGGRTSYRGLIEIGEGAPGSKSNVLCDALLVDTISRSDTYPYVDVREDDVSMGHEATVSKVSEDQLFYLMSRGLSEFEAMAMIVRGFVEPIAKELPMEYALELNRLIELQMEGAVG
- a CDS encoding cysteine desulfurase yields the protein MTQLPGLLDTEAIRKDFPVLDRLVHDDKKLVYLDNAATSQKPRQVLDALSEYYERYNANVHRGVHVLAEEATALYEGSRDKVAEFINAPSRDEVIFTKNASESLNLVANMLGWADEPYRVDHETEIVITEMEHHSNIVPWQLLAQRTGAKLKWFGLTDDGRLDLSNIDQIITEKTKVVSFVLVSNILGTVNPVEAIVRRAQEVGALVCIDASQAAPHMPLDVQALGADFVAFTGHKMCGPTGIGVLWGRQELLEDLPPFLGGGEMIETVSMHSSTYAPAPHKFEAGTPPIAQAVGLGAAIDYLSSIGMDKILAHEHALTEYAVKRLKEVPDLRIIGPTTAEDRGAAISFTLGDIHPHDVGQVLDEQGIAVRVGHHCARPVCLRYGIPATTRASFYLYSTPAEIDALVDGLEHVRNFFG